From Rutidosis leptorrhynchoides isolate AG116_Rl617_1_P2 chromosome 3, CSIRO_AGI_Rlap_v1, whole genome shotgun sequence, a single genomic window includes:
- the LOC139896189 gene encoding ruBisCO large subunit-binding protein subunit alpha-like isoform X2: MASANAISTASVIYSPKQGSLRNGIGVGTASQLRTPAQSTKQSNRRFAVRAAAKDIAFDQSSRAAMQAGIDKLADAVGLTLGPRGRNVVLDEYGTPKVVNDGVTIARAIELPDAMENAGAALIREVASKTNDSAGDGTTTASVLAREIIKLGLLSVTSGANPVSVKKGIDKTVHALVDELEKKARPVKGRDDIKAIASISAGNDDIIGSMIADAIDKVGSDGVLSIESSSSFETTVDVEEGMEIDRGYISPQFVTNSEKLLVEFENARVLVTDQKISSIKDIIPLLEKTTQLRAPLLIIAEDVSGEALATLVVNKLRGILNVAAIKAPGFGERRKALLQDIAIVTGAEYQASDLGLLIENTSVEQLGTARKITISKDSTTIIADAASKDEIQSRINQIKKELSETDSVYDTEKLSERIAKLSGGVAVIKVGAATETELEDRKLRIEDAKNATFAAIEEGIVPGGGAALVHLSTFVPAIKDKLDDADERLGADIIQKALVAPASLIAQNAGVEGEVVVEKVKASEWEMGYNAMNDKFENLLEAGVIDPAKVTRCALQNSASVAGMVLTTQAIVVEKAKPKAPVVGAPQGLTV; this comes from the exons ATGGCGTCTGCTAATGCGATTTCTACAGCTTCTGTCATCTACTCCCCCAAACAG GGTAGTTTAAGAAATGGTATCGGAGTAGGTACTGCTAGTCAATTACGGACTCCTGCTCAATCCACTAAACAATCGAACCGCCGGTTCGCGGTTCGAGCAGCGGCTAAAGATATCGCGTTTGACCAGAGTTCAAGGGCGGCTATGCAAGCCGGTATTGATAAACTTGCTGATGCTGTTGGTCTTACTCTTGGTCCTAGAG GTCGGAATGTTGTGTTGGACGAGTACGGTACCCCGAAGGTGGTTAACGATGGTGTAACGATTGCCCGAGCTATAGAGTTACCTGATGCCATGGAAAATGCTGGTGCTGCTCTTATTAGAGAGGTTGCAAGTAAAACTAACGATTCAGCTGGTGATGGTACAACAACTGCATCAGTACTTGCACGCGAAATTATCAAACTTGGTCTATTGAGTGTGACGTCTGGTGCTAACCCGGTTTCGGTTAAGAAAGGTATTGACAAAACTGTTCATGCTTTGGTCGATGAGCTAGAGAAGAAAGCCAGACCCGTTAAAGGCCGCGACGATATTAAAG CTATTGCGTCGATTTCTGCTGGAAATGATGATATTATCGGATCCATGATTGCTGATGCTATCGATAAGGTTGGATCTGACGGTGTGTTGTCGATTGAATCGTCATCATCGTTTGAGACAACGGTTGATGTTGAAGAAGGAATGGAG ATTGATAGAGGATATATTTCCCCACAATTTGTTACAAATTCTGAGAAACTATTAGTTGAGTTTGAGAATGCTAGAGTGTTGGTCACTGACCAAAAGATATCTTCAATTAAGGACATAATCCCGTTGCTCGAAAAAACAACTCAGTTGAGAGCACCACTTCTAATTATCGCTGAAGATGTTAGCGGGGAAGCTTTGGCTACTCTTGTCGTTAACAAGTTGCGTGGGATCCTTAACGTTGCTGCCATTAAAGCACCCGGTTTTGGTGAGAGACGAAAAGCTCTTCTACAAGATATTGCCATCGTGACAG GTGCCGAGTACCAAGCCAGTGATTTGGGTTTGTTAATTGAAAACACATCGGTCGAACAGCTTGGTACAGCCAGGAAGATTACGATCAGCAAGGACTCGACAACAATTATTGCTGATGCTGCATCGAAGGACGAGATACAGTCTAGGATTAACCAGATCAAAAAGGAGTTGTCAGAAACGGATTCTGTGTACGACACTGAGAAACTTTCGGAACGAATCGCCAAGTTGTCTGGGGGTGTTGCTGTTATTAAAGTCGGTGCTGCAACCGAAACTGAGTTGGAGGACCGTAAGCTTCGTATCGAGGACGCGAAAAATGCAACGTTTGCTGCTATCGAGGAAGGAATTGTACCTGGAGGAGGTGCTGCGTTAGTCCATCTTTCTACTTTTGTTCCTGCCATCAAGGATAAGCTTGATGATGCTGATGAACGGCTAGGCGCTGACATCATCCAAAAG GCGCTGGTGGCACCGGCATCGTTGATAGCGCAAAATGCGGGAGTTGAAGGTGAGGTAGTTGTGGAAAAGGTGAAGGCGAGCGAATGGGAAATGGGATACAACGCCATGAATGATAAGTTTGAGAATTTGCTAGAGGCTGGGGTGATTGACCCTGCAAAGGTAACAAGATGTGCCCTGCAGAATTCGGCTTCGGTTGCTGGAATGGTCCTGACCACTCAGGCTATTGTGGTCGAGAAGGCTAAGCCTAAGGCACCTGTGGTTGGTGCACCACAAGGTCTCACTGTATAA
- the LOC139896189 gene encoding ruBisCO large subunit-binding protein subunit alpha-like isoform X1 — protein MASANAISTASVIYSPKQQGSLRNGIGVGTASQLRTPAQSTKQSNRRFAVRAAAKDIAFDQSSRAAMQAGIDKLADAVGLTLGPRGRNVVLDEYGTPKVVNDGVTIARAIELPDAMENAGAALIREVASKTNDSAGDGTTTASVLAREIIKLGLLSVTSGANPVSVKKGIDKTVHALVDELEKKARPVKGRDDIKAIASISAGNDDIIGSMIADAIDKVGSDGVLSIESSSSFETTVDVEEGMEIDRGYISPQFVTNSEKLLVEFENARVLVTDQKISSIKDIIPLLEKTTQLRAPLLIIAEDVSGEALATLVVNKLRGILNVAAIKAPGFGERRKALLQDIAIVTGAEYQASDLGLLIENTSVEQLGTARKITISKDSTTIIADAASKDEIQSRINQIKKELSETDSVYDTEKLSERIAKLSGGVAVIKVGAATETELEDRKLRIEDAKNATFAAIEEGIVPGGGAALVHLSTFVPAIKDKLDDADERLGADIIQKALVAPASLIAQNAGVEGEVVVEKVKASEWEMGYNAMNDKFENLLEAGVIDPAKVTRCALQNSASVAGMVLTTQAIVVEKAKPKAPVVGAPQGLTV, from the exons ATGGCGTCTGCTAATGCGATTTCTACAGCTTCTGTCATCTACTCCCCCAAACAG CAGGGTAGTTTAAGAAATGGTATCGGAGTAGGTACTGCTAGTCAATTACGGACTCCTGCTCAATCCACTAAACAATCGAACCGCCGGTTCGCGGTTCGAGCAGCGGCTAAAGATATCGCGTTTGACCAGAGTTCAAGGGCGGCTATGCAAGCCGGTATTGATAAACTTGCTGATGCTGTTGGTCTTACTCTTGGTCCTAGAG GTCGGAATGTTGTGTTGGACGAGTACGGTACCCCGAAGGTGGTTAACGATGGTGTAACGATTGCCCGAGCTATAGAGTTACCTGATGCCATGGAAAATGCTGGTGCTGCTCTTATTAGAGAGGTTGCAAGTAAAACTAACGATTCAGCTGGTGATGGTACAACAACTGCATCAGTACTTGCACGCGAAATTATCAAACTTGGTCTATTGAGTGTGACGTCTGGTGCTAACCCGGTTTCGGTTAAGAAAGGTATTGACAAAACTGTTCATGCTTTGGTCGATGAGCTAGAGAAGAAAGCCAGACCCGTTAAAGGCCGCGACGATATTAAAG CTATTGCGTCGATTTCTGCTGGAAATGATGATATTATCGGATCCATGATTGCTGATGCTATCGATAAGGTTGGATCTGACGGTGTGTTGTCGATTGAATCGTCATCATCGTTTGAGACAACGGTTGATGTTGAAGAAGGAATGGAG ATTGATAGAGGATATATTTCCCCACAATTTGTTACAAATTCTGAGAAACTATTAGTTGAGTTTGAGAATGCTAGAGTGTTGGTCACTGACCAAAAGATATCTTCAATTAAGGACATAATCCCGTTGCTCGAAAAAACAACTCAGTTGAGAGCACCACTTCTAATTATCGCTGAAGATGTTAGCGGGGAAGCTTTGGCTACTCTTGTCGTTAACAAGTTGCGTGGGATCCTTAACGTTGCTGCCATTAAAGCACCCGGTTTTGGTGAGAGACGAAAAGCTCTTCTACAAGATATTGCCATCGTGACAG GTGCCGAGTACCAAGCCAGTGATTTGGGTTTGTTAATTGAAAACACATCGGTCGAACAGCTTGGTACAGCCAGGAAGATTACGATCAGCAAGGACTCGACAACAATTATTGCTGATGCTGCATCGAAGGACGAGATACAGTCTAGGATTAACCAGATCAAAAAGGAGTTGTCAGAAACGGATTCTGTGTACGACACTGAGAAACTTTCGGAACGAATCGCCAAGTTGTCTGGGGGTGTTGCTGTTATTAAAGTCGGTGCTGCAACCGAAACTGAGTTGGAGGACCGTAAGCTTCGTATCGAGGACGCGAAAAATGCAACGTTTGCTGCTATCGAGGAAGGAATTGTACCTGGAGGAGGTGCTGCGTTAGTCCATCTTTCTACTTTTGTTCCTGCCATCAAGGATAAGCTTGATGATGCTGATGAACGGCTAGGCGCTGACATCATCCAAAAG GCGCTGGTGGCACCGGCATCGTTGATAGCGCAAAATGCGGGAGTTGAAGGTGAGGTAGTTGTGGAAAAGGTGAAGGCGAGCGAATGGGAAATGGGATACAACGCCATGAATGATAAGTTTGAGAATTTGCTAGAGGCTGGGGTGATTGACCCTGCAAAGGTAACAAGATGTGCCCTGCAGAATTCGGCTTCGGTTGCTGGAATGGTCCTGACCACTCAGGCTATTGTGGTCGAGAAGGCTAAGCCTAAGGCACCTGTGGTTGGTGCACCACAAGGTCTCACTGTATAA